GCTCACCAGATTGCCCTGATAGCTAAAATCGGCATACACACGGGTATTGCGCACCGTGTTTAACGTTTGGTCATGTTCCAATACCCCGCGCAGCCCGCCGACATAGGCCAACCCTTTTTTCACCGTGTACTGATCACCGTTGCGGATCACCGCAAAGCCATCGCCGAAAAAAGCCGCCTCGCCGTAGCTGTCGGTATTGATCAGGCGCTGCATTTCATCCATACCGGACAAACGCGCGGTAAAATCAATCTGCCATGTTTCGGCTGTCGTGGTGATGGCCGTCTCTTTGGCCGCGCCGTCAAACCCCAGCAAGAAAGGACGGGTTAAGACGTTGCCCTGCAAGCCGTTGGCGGTCTTGATTTTCTTCTGGGCTGGCGCATGGGTGATCATGCCAATCACGCCCGACGCCTTATTCAGCAAGCCAATCCAGTTAAAATCAAAGTTACCCACTTCGGTGCCCAATGTGACGCTGTAAGCCACGGCGTTCTCACTGGCAAGCCCCGGTTTTATTCACCGCCTGACGGTGTACGATATATTGCGCGGCAGGCAGTTGCTCACTGCGGCTAATATCCTGAGACGGATCTAAACCCGGCACATTAGCAAAAATAAACTCGTCCAGTATTACTGCGTTTCCGGCAGCGACTTGTTGCGCTTTCCATTTTTCAAAGTCCAAGGTAATCACTGAGGACATGTTCTATTTCCTTATAATGAAGCACCGTAAGTGACATTCGGTGCGGTATTTTCCTTGAGGCTGGCATGGTCACAGACGGCAACGCCCGCGATATGGCCGACTCTTAACAATAACGGCTGGGTCGGCATGGCAGCGGCATAACAGCAATAGTCTGCCCCCACGCTGCCTGCCCGCATCAGCAATTGATTTTTGGCGATCACCTCAAAACGGTAGCGGCGGCAGGTGCGGCCATACTGGCGGATGATATTCATCAGCAAATCGGGATTGGCGGCTATCTGGCCGTCGCTGAGGCGCAGGATAATCACATCCCAGTCAATGCCCGGCTGGCGCTCCAGCAATTCGACATAGCCCACGCCCAGCCGATCAAAGATGGCAATGAAACCTGCCACGCTGCCCGCGTCTTTGGCATTGATAAAGGCGTATTTCACCCGCTTGCGAAACAACGGCAGCGGTTCACCGTTAAAGCGCTGGATATCCCGCTGGTACGCCAGCACCGACAACAGCGCCTCTGAACAGGTTTCGGCGTCCAGTTGGGCTAACGGCCACTTTAACCAGTCATACACGCCCAACCAGAATACCCGCGCCGCCTGCAATAACTTGGCGGGTTCGCCCTTGTTCATCCATGAGGGCAACGCCAGCCGGGCGAGACGTTCCCGGAACTCAGCCATTTTTCACCTCCACCGTGAGCGATTGCAGGCGCGGCACACTCAGTTCACTGAGAATGTCACCCAATGAAAAGGTCAGTGATTCCACCTCGCTGAACTCGCGATGGATCTCCCGTCCCAAGTTGGAAAAGGAAAAACGCGAGTACGGCCACGTTTTCTTCACCGGATAGTCGGTATTTTCCCGAAAGGCGCAGCGGATCAGGTTGCCGGCATCGGTTTTTAATGTGTCTATCTGTTCCTGACTGTAGTTCGCCAGATTCACTACAAACAGCGTTACTGTCAGTACATGATGGGTTTCCGGCATCGGCAGGCACTGCATATCATCCCCGTGCCCGTGATGCCCCTGATTGCTGATGTAATCATTCACCGCATTGATAAACGGCTGGCTAATGACGCCCGAATCCAGCAACAGGTAAGCATTGGCCGTGCCTGCCCCACGGGGCGCATCATGCAAAAAGAAGATGCGGTCAATACTCAAGCCCACGCGGCTGGCTATCATGCCTCGATAAACGGCATCGGTGTGGTAGTTTCCCACCAGGTTATATTGGTTGCGGCAACGGTCACGCAAATCATCATCGGACTCGGCATCCGCGCCGGGCGTTAACAGCCAGCCTTCTTCATTTTGTACCCGCTCAATGCCGGACACTGCCACAGGCAGGAGCCGGAAATAGCCGGATGCCAAGTTAAAGGCACCGCCTGCCAATTCTGCGGCCACAGGCAGCAAGGCACTGGTGACACCTTCGGCTATCACCACGCTTTCCGTGGTGCTGACCCGGTAGATTTCGCCATTAATGCGCTCAGTCTGGACAACCGTTCCGGCAGGCACCATCACCGCCGAGGCTCCCGCCGCCTTGTAGAAACGGATCACCCCCTGCGCGGCGGTTGCCTGCTTGCGTTTCAGGTTGACGCCCCATGCAAACATATCCAGCCATGATCCCGATGCCGTCGCCAGATACATATTTTTCAGGGTGACGTTGATTAACGCCTCTTTCAGCCACAACACCGGGCGCGTCACGAGGGTGTTGACCAGCCGCCAGAACGGGGACATGCGCGAGGTATTGGTGACTAACCCGGCGTCATCCACAACCTTGGTAAAGGCGGCGCTGATATCGGCTTCCGTGGTCGGCATCCCGCTGTCACGCAGTACCTTTTCGTAATCAATCGACGGTTTAGTTTCCATGCCCCACACTCACATTCAGGCGGCCAAAATCATAAGTTTCCGCCGTGATCCATAACTGGGTTGGCGTCTCTTCGTTAATGATGACCGTGCCCGGAATAATCCTTTCGTCATCTTCAACCAAAATTTCTATCTGGGTGCGAATATCCGCGCGCAGGGTCGGGCTGCGCTCTGCGACCAGTTCGGTTGCAAGGCCACTTTCCATAATGGCGTGCACACAATCCTGACCGACAGAAAAGCGATTGTGGCAAAAACGCGGCTCATTCCCGGAGTTCAGGGTAAAGTTGCCCTTGGTTATCAATAAATCAATGTATTTCGGCTCATCCATAAGCCACCTGCTCCCATTCCGTTAATTGTTCCGGTGTGATGCTGCCGTTGACCTTGACGGTCACGTTTTCAATCCGGCGGCTGTTATCAATTGACGTCTGTTTATGACTGTTCAGGTTCTGACTCAGCCCGCCCTTGTTGATGCCTTTCAGTTGCCCGCCTGTAATGATGGACGCCGCCACCTGCTGATTATCCACGGAGGGCTGGACAACCGATTTAGGGGTTGAAACTGCGCCCTCAATGGCCTTGGTTTCAATGTTGATGCCCGGAATATAATTTAACTTCTCGATAATCCAGTTATAGGCTTCCCCGAATGAGGCTTTAATGCTGTCCCATAAGCCACTGAACAGATCACCGACACTGTCCGCCATGCCGGACAAAGTATCCACCAGTGAAAAGCTGCCAACCCAGTTCCACAGCGCATCCCAGCCCTGCCTAATCAACTGCCCGGCACGTTGAAACGCCTGTATCAGCGTGCCAATCACCTGAATCACCAGATTAAACGGCATCATCATCAGGCCAATGGCACCCGCCACAATGCGGCCAAACGAACTGCCCGCCTCAGTCACTCCCTGTAACTCTTCATCAGTGTATTGGATCGGCGACAGTAACTTGGCGAACCAGCCGAACAGGCTTTTAACCCCCTCCCAGACAAACCCCATGGCCGCGCCTATGGCATCAAAAGCCGGTGACAACGGGGCAAGCGAACTGCCCGCCTCGCTGAACCCCTGCATAAACCCTTTAATAAAGGCCTTAATCGGTTGCCAGAATTTAATGACCGCAATCACCAACGCCGCAATCACCGCAATGATCGCCAACACAGGCCATGCCATGGCCGTAAACCCGGCCGCCGTTGCCCAAGAGGCTATCTGGGTCATAACCAGACTGGCGCGCAGGCGCGTTAACAGGCTGGCTAATTTTGTACTGGTTGTTGACATGACGTTCATTTTTCCCGTCAACAGGGAAAACATAAACGCCCCCGTGTTCCACAAGGGAATTAAACCCAGCCAGATAAAGCGGGACACCCCCATGACGATATTGGCTAGCGCCCCTGCGGCGGCAAAGCTCAGGATACCGAGCGAGATATAACCGACCCAACGCGCGATATTAGGAAACAGTTTTAGCCAGCGCACCAGTGTCTGACTGGCATCCGCCATCTGATTGACCAACGGCTTAATCACCGGCAGCAGGGTTGAACCAATGGCAATGCGGATATTCTGCCAAATCGCTTCCAGCCGTTCCCACGGGTTCGCCATCCGTTCGGCCATCTCGCGGGTGCGCTTCATGCCGTCATTGGCACCGAGTGCCGTCATGTTTTTGCGCAGCACATCAACATTGCCGTAAAGCTGTTTAATGACCACGGCGGAATCCCCAAAGGCTTCATCAATCTCTGCCTGTGCTTTCAGGTTCCCTTCAATGCTCTTGCCGTATTTGGCCTGTAGCTTCTCCAGCATTTCCGGCATGGACAGCAATTTGCCCGACGCATTAACGAAACTTAACCCCAGTTTCTTCCCGCCAGCTTCCGCCGTGGTGATAAAGGACTCATACGCCCCGCTGGATTCTGAACCCAGCGAGCGTTGCAATTCCCCCAAGACCGCCAACTGTTCATCAATACCGATACCAAAGTTTGTCCCGGCTGCGCGGGCACCCTCCATCAAATCGGCAATATCGGTCATGGAAGTGCCGAAGGTTTTCGACATCAACACCGCCTTGCCTGCCAACTCTTCGGCAAATTGCAGGTGCCCGACGTCTTTTGCATGGCTGGAGAACTGGGCAAACATCTGCCCCATATACGTGCTGGCATCCTCGGCACTGCTTTTCAGGGCGGCGGCCGTGGTGTTCACGATATGGGTCATCTGCGGCAGGTCATTTTGTGACAGGCTGCCAATGGCCTTGCTGATGGCTGACGCCGATTGCACAAACTCTATCGACGATTTGCCATAGCGGGAACTAAAGGTCATGGCATCTTTCGCCACCTTATCCATTACATTGCTGTCAATTCCCTGCAAGGAGGCGGTTTGCAGTGCTTCTTCCATTTCAATGGCCGGATCAAGAAAGCCCTTGATTGACCAGAACGAAGCGGCCAACCCCGCCCCGCCGATGGCCAGCTTGCCGAAAGCATCCTGTGAGGCCTCGGCAAACCCCGCGACCGACGCTTTGACACTGGCAAGGGGTTTGGTGATTTTATCAATCAGACTTAAGGTAAAATCTAATTCGTTACTCATGCTTCACCCTTAAATGCCAGCGCAATGCCATTGGCGGTTGACACGCGCGTATATTCCCAATAACGGTTATCCAGCCAAATAGCACGGGCTAAACTTTCGGTATTATCCGGCTCATTCGGTAAATAGTGGCGGCGTAATATTAATGCCTGTTCGAATAAGCTATTATCAATCGCCCTGACCCGCGCATTTAGTTTTTTATTTCGATTTCCAATTTAGGCGCATATTCCGAATTCACGCGCTCGACAATCTGCATGGCTGCGCCGGGGATTTGCAGGAGTTCATCCAGCGCCGCTTTTGAGGCAGGCTGCACAATGCGACGTAAATAAGCGACAATGGGAACAATCTTATTATCCATCGTCATATCATTAATCATGCTGTTATAGGCAATAATATTCGGTTCAAAGTTTATTTCTTTTTCGCCGATAATTAAGGTAATGATTTTATTTTCTTTCATTTTGTAATTTCCTTTCTTTTATTAATTTCATCCACTAATTGATTATGCCGGGCGGCACACGTTCCATATAAGGTGGAATACTCCATGATGATATAAACCAAATTATTTCCGGTTGTTCCGGCCAGTTTCGGTAATTTGGCCGGACACCGTGTCAGCAGGTTTTCCTGATAAGGTGCGCTCAATCTGGTCGGCGGTTTGGTTGTACAGCCGGACAAACTCAGGGCTAACGCACACAGCAGTAAAAACAGGCTTAACCACTTCAGTACGAATTTCTCGCGGGGCGGCATGGGTGATCCCCTCTAGTTTTTCTTCCAGTTGGCGGGCGGACGCACTGGAAACCGCTTGCAAGGCGTGGCGGATTTGTTCGCCCGTTTCCGCCGCTGCCCGTGTGATTTCCAGTTCGATGCTGTCACGGTAATAATCATTGACCTGCCAGCCCGCCCCGAACGCC
This genomic interval from Xenorhabdus doucetiae contains the following:
- a CDS encoding phage tail-collar fiber domain-containing protein gives rise to the protein MSSVITLDFEKWKAQQVAAGNAVILDEFIFANVPGLDPSQDISRSEQLPAAQYIVHRQAVNKTGACQ
- a CDS encoding phage tail protein: MAEFRERLARLALPSWMNKGEPAKLLQAARVFWLGVYDWLKWPLAQLDAETCSEALLSVLAYQRDIQRFNGEPLPLFRKRVKYAFINAKDAGSVAGFIAIFDRLGVGYVELLERQPGIDWDVIILRLSDGQIAANPDLLMNIIRQYGRTCRRYRFEVIAKNQLLMRAGSVGADYCCYAAAMPTQPLLLRVGHIAGVAVCDHASLKENTAPNVTYGASL
- a CDS encoding baseplate J/gp47 family protein: METKPSIDYEKVLRDSGMPTTEADISAAFTKVVDDAGLVTNTSRMSPFWRLVNTLVTRPVLWLKEALINVTLKNMYLATASGSWLDMFAWGVNLKRKQATAAQGVIRFYKAAGASAVMVPAGTVVQTERINGEIYRVSTTESVVIAEGVTSALLPVAAELAGGAFNLASGYFRLLPVAVSGIERVQNEEGWLLTPGADAESDDDLRDRCRNQYNLVGNYHTDAVYRGMIASRVGLSIDRIFFLHDAPRGAGTANAYLLLDSGVISQPFINAVNDYISNQGHHGHGDDMQCLPMPETHHVLTVTLFVVNLANYSQEQIDTLKTDAGNLIRCAFRENTDYPVKKTWPYSRFSFSNLGREIHREFSEVESLTFSLGDILSELSVPRLQSLTVEVKNG
- a CDS encoding DUF2590 family protein — encoded protein: MDEPKYIDLLITKGNFTLNSGNEPRFCHNRFSVGQDCVHAIMESGLATELVAERSPTLRADIRTQIEILVEDDERIIPGTVIINEETPTQLWITAETYDFGRLNVSVGHGN
- a CDS encoding phage tail tape measure protein; the encoded protein is MSNELDFTLSLIDKITKPLASVKASVAGFAEASQDAFGKLAIGGAGLAASFWSIKGFLDPAIEMEEALQTASLQGIDSNVMDKVAKDAMTFSSRYGKSSIEFVQSASAISKAIGSLSQNDLPQMTHIVNTTAAALKSSAEDASTYMGQMFAQFSSHAKDVGHLQFAEELAGKAVLMSKTFGTSMTDIADLMEGARAAGTNFGIGIDEQLAVLGELQRSLGSESSGAYESFITTAEAGGKKLGLSFVNASGKLLSMPEMLEKLQAKYGKSIEGNLKAQAEIDEAFGDSAVVIKQLYGNVDVLRKNMTALGANDGMKRTREMAERMANPWERLEAIWQNIRIAIGSTLLPVIKPLVNQMADASQTLVRWLKLFPNIARWVGYISLGILSFAAAGALANIVMGVSRFIWLGLIPLWNTGAFMFSLLTGKMNVMSTTSTKLASLLTRLRASLVMTQIASWATAAGFTAMAWPVLAIIAVIAALVIAVIKFWQPIKAFIKGFMQGFSEAGSSLAPLSPAFDAIGAAMGFVWEGVKSLFGWFAKLLSPIQYTDEELQGVTEAGSSFGRIVAGAIGLMMMPFNLVIQVIGTLIQAFQRAGQLIRQGWDALWNWVGSFSLVDTLSGMADSVGDLFSGLWDSIKASFGEAYNWIIEKLNYIPGINIETKAIEGAVSTPKSVVQPSVDNQQVAASIITGGQLKGINKGGLSQNLNSHKQTSIDNSRRIENVTVKVNGSITPEQLTEWEQVAYG
- a CDS encoding DUF6890 family protein; protein product: MGNRNKKLNARVRAIDNSLFEQALILRRHYLPNEPDNTESLARAIWLDNRYWEYTRVSTANGIALAFKGEA
- a CDS encoding putative phage tail assembly chaperone, whose amino-acid sequence is MKENKIITLIIGEKEINFEPNIIAYNSMINDMTMDNKIVPIVAYLRRIVQPASKAALDELLQIPGAAMQIVERVNSEYAPKLEIEIKN